The DNA sequence CATTATCACTAGGTATTGGCACAGGACGATGGGTTGCAGTGAGTACCTCTGCCGAACCGGGTTTACCGATTTCAATACATGCCATTTCCCGGGGTAATGTCATGACCAGCTCCAGATTTGAATAACAAGAAAGCCAATACAGAGTAATGTGCCAGTCGCCGGCAAACCCAGCTGTAACGGACCCCGTTGTCGCTCTCGATAATGTAAGGATAACAGGGATAGATTGACGAAGGTAAACACGAGCAGTATCAGGCAGCTGGTGGCTCTGGCGAGGGTGGTGACGGGTAGCCAGATGGCAAAGGCGAGCACCAGGCTGCCAGCCAGCAGTGTTGCGGGGATAGGGGTTCTTGTTGCGGTGCACACTGAACTGAGCAGGGCCGGAGCCAGTTGTCGTTTCGCCATACCGTAAAGTACCCGGGAAACCATGATGATTTGCAAAAGTATGCCATTAACCATGGCGACGACCCCGATTGCTCCCATCAGTTGCAACGGGAGGTCACTGTTTCGTTCGACCAGAAGCACCATTGGTGCGGGCGAGCTGGCCAGACTCTCTAGCGGCACCGTTTGCAGAGCGACGATCGCAATGGTGGCATAGAGAAGTGTTGTCACCGTTACGGCGATGGCAATCCCGAGAGGGAGGTTCGTCTGTGGGTTTTTGACCTCTTCTGCCATATGGACCATATCTTCAAAGCCGATAAATGCGAAAAATGCCAAAAAAGCCCCGCTGGTGATGGCTGTAAATTCTGTCGTGCTGAACTCGGGAATTAGTGATGACCAGTCAATTCCACGTTGTTTGATGTCATCGCCGCTGATGACGATGATCAATAGCAAACCGGCGAGTTCCAGCACGGTTGTCAGGATGGCGATAGTGACAGATTGTTTGACTCCCCAAAGAGCAATAGCGGTGAGAATGATGATCAGTGTTGTCATCATCGACCAATCGGGTAGATGGGAAAAAACGCCCATATAACCGGTAAAGCCCCGGGTGATTGTGGCTGCGGAAATAATGGCCCCCAATACCAGTGCATACCCCACGAGGGCACCCAAGTGTCTGGATCTGAGCGATTCCACGATATACACAGGCTCCCCTGCACTGTGGGGAAACCGTCGGGAGAGTTCCGCGTATGAGGCGGCACTGAAACAGACAACCACCGCTGCCAGAAGGAAAGCCCATGGTGCCATCATGCCGCTTTCGCTGACAACCTTGCCCAGCAGCACGTAAATTCCTGCACCAACAATAGTCCCTATGCCATAAAAACTGATTTCCAGGAGTGAAAGGGAGCGAAGAAGCGGGGTTGGCTGATCCATGAGTCAAGTATAGGCCTTGATGGTGTGGACAGTAGTCTGATGGCCGGGTTTTCAGTGACGTGATTAACTACCCAAACCGGGCTGCAACCTTTAGGATTGGTCAAGCTGTCGGTATGGCGGTCAATCATCAAATAATAAAGGGGCGTCGTTGACACACCATGGACAAACAGCAATTGCGCGAACAACTTTACCGGATCATTTTTGGTACAGACACCAAAGCGGGGCAACGCTTTGATATATTTCTGATCTATGCCATTTTGATCAGTGTGCTGGCTGTCATACTAACCACGGTTGAATCTCTCAGTAGCCGTTACGCACTGTTGTTTTTTTCAGTGGAATGGTTTTTTACAGCGCTGTTTACCGTGGAATACGGCCTGCGTATTTTCTGCTCCCCCAATCGCCGCAAATACCTGTTCAGCTTTTATGGTCTGATCGATCTGGTTTCGATTATCCCCTCCTATCTGGCCCTGTTTTTTACCGGTGCCCATTATTTGCTCATTATCCGCCTGTTGCGGGTATTGCGTGTCTTTCGGGTATTGAGGCTGGTTCGCTATCTATCTGAAGCCGATGTGCTGATGCGTTCCATCAATCAGGCCCGGCGGAAAATTTTTATCTTCTTTTTCTGTGTGTTGGTGTTGAGCACACTATTCGGTTGCCTGATGTACGTCGTGGAAGGCCCCGCAAATGGCTTTACCAGTATTCCCAAGAGTATTTATTGGACCATCGTGACCCTGACCACCGTGGGTTTTGGCGATATCACGCCCCACACGGTATCAGGGCAAATTATTGCCACGCTGGCGATGCTGACCGGTTATTCCATTATTGCCATTCCCACGGGTATTATCACGGCTGAACTGGCCGGTGAAATGCAGCGGGAAAAATCCCTGTATCCCTGCCCCAACTGCGTCAAGGCCGGTCATGATCGGGATGCCAGTTTTTGCAAATGGTGTGGCGCGGGCCTCGCCACCAGTGATTCCAATCCCGATAGTTCACCTTCGACCAGCGGGGGAGGCTAACCAGTGGGTCATTGGCTCTGGCCACCCCTGGTGCTGATTGGTCAGGGGTGGCAGTGGATCGGTGAGTTCTGGCTGCCGGTCTATATTCTGACTGTGATATTGGGTACTGCGCTGGCAATCGAAGCCATTTTCAAAGCTCGTACGACCCAGGGGGCCATAGCCTGGTCGCTGGGGTTGATTTTTTTACCGCCGTTGGTGGTACCTGTTTATCTCCTGTTTGGACAGCGGCGGTTCTACGGCTACGTGGAGGCGCGTCGCAAGGGCGATTTGGAAATACAGCGGATCGCCCAGAAGTTGTTGTCGGAAATGGCCCAGGACTTCAGTCTGCCCGGCGATGCTCCCGCCGCTGTTCAGCTGCTTGAACAGTTGGCTCTGATGCCGTTCACACGTGGCAACCAGGTGTCATTGCTGATCAATGGGGAGCAGATTTTCGAGCGTATCTTTGCGGCAATAGACCGTGCCGAAAACTACATACTGGTGCAGTTCTATATCGTTCGAGACGACCGTTTGGGCAACGAACTCTTACAGCGGCTGGCGGCAAAAGCCCGTCAGGGTGTCAGGGTTTATTTTCTCTTCGATGCCATTGGCAGTTTCAAATTGACGCGTCGTTATTTGCGGGCCTGCCGGGAAGCAGGGATAGCCATTGAGCCCTTTCGTACCTGGCGCTGGCGTAAGCGCCGGCGTTTTCAGATCAATTTCCGCAATCATCGCAAGGTGGTTGTCGTGGATGGACGGTGTGCTTTTGTTGGCGGGGCCAATCTGGGTGATGAGTATCGCCACCGCCATCCTCGTCTCAAACCCTGGCGGGATACCCATGTCCAACTGGAAGGCCCAGCAGTGAAGGGGACACAGGTTTCCTTCCTGGAAGACTGGTATTGGGCGACAGGTGAGGTCCCCGCCATGAACTGGCATCCGGAGACTATGCCGAATGATCAGCAGGTGCTGGTGCTGCCGAGCGGCCCGGCTGATCTGCTGGACTCCTGTCAGTTGATGTTCTTACATGCCATCAACAGTGCCAGGGAGCGCATCTGGATTGTCAGCCCCTATTTTGTTCCCGATGAGTCGATTAGTAATGCCCTGAAGCTGGCGGCTCTGCGTGGTGTTGAGGTACGACTTATGTTACCGGGTATCACTGATAACC is a window from the Porticoccus hydrocarbonoclasticus MCTG13d genome containing:
- a CDS encoding ion transporter; the protein is MDKQQLREQLYRIIFGTDTKAGQRFDIFLIYAILISVLAVILTTVESLSSRYALLFFSVEWFFTALFTVEYGLRIFCSPNRRKYLFSFYGLIDLVSIIPSYLALFFTGAHYLLIIRLLRVLRVFRVLRLVRYLSEADVLMRSINQARRKIFIFFFCVLVLSTLFGCLMYVVEGPANGFTSIPKSIYWTIVTLTTVGFGDITPHTVSGQIIATLAMLTGYSIIAIPTGIITAELAGEMQREKSLYPCPNCVKAGHDRDASFCKWCGAGLATSDSNPDSSPSTSGGG
- a CDS encoding APC family permease encodes the protein MDQPTPLLRSLSLLEISFYGIGTIVGAGIYVLLGKVVSESGMMAPWAFLLAAVVVCFSAASYAELSRRFPHSAGEPVYIVESLRSRHLGALVGYALVLGAIISAATITRGFTGYMGVFSHLPDWSMMTTLIIILTAIALWGVKQSVTIAILTTVLELAGLLLIIVISGDDIKQRGIDWSSLIPEFSTTEFTAITSGAFLAFFAFIGFEDMVHMAEEVKNPQTNLPLGIAIAVTVTTLLYATIAIVALQTVPLESLASSPAPMVLLVERNSDLPLQLMGAIGVVAMVNGILLQIIMVSRVLYGMAKRQLAPALLSSVCTATRTPIPATLLAGSLVLAFAIWLPVTTLARATSCLILLVFTFVNLSLLSLHYRERQRGPLQLGLPATGTLLCIGFLVIQIWSWS
- the cls gene encoding cardiolipin synthase encodes the protein MGHWLWPPLVLIGQGWQWIGEFWLPVYILTVILGTALAIEAIFKARTTQGAIAWSLGLIFLPPLVVPVYLLFGQRRFYGYVEARRKGDLEIQRIAQKLLSEMAQDFSLPGDAPAAVQLLEQLALMPFTRGNQVSLLINGEQIFERIFAAIDRAENYILVQFYIVRDDRLGNELLQRLAAKARQGVRVYFLFDAIGSFKLTRRYLRACREAGIAIEPFRTWRWRKRRRFQINFRNHRKVVVVDGRCAFVGGANLGDEYRHRHPRLKPWRDTHVQLEGPAVKGTQVSFLEDWYWATGEVPAMNWHPETMPNDQQVLVLPSGPADLLDSCQLMFLHAINSARERIWIVSPYFVPDESISNALKLAALRGVEVRLMLPGITDNRLVQLSSFAALMDMQYAGIQAFQYQRGFLHQKVVLVDNDRAYVGTANFDNRSFHLNFEITVMVRDWAFAQEVEAMLLDDFNGCRPLTVESLEKRSLIFLSLTKLARLFSPIQ